GTCTATCTGAATAACAACGTGGTTCGGTTTCAGCTACCATAGAGATGCAAAATGATGGATGTGCCACTAGAGAAATAGAAACACTTTCCTACGAAAGTTTAAgaaggccaaaagaaaaagatagaagtGAAATAACATCACAATACCTTGGTTTAGCACTGTGTAATCTGGATGATGAAGAGGCGGGTTCGGGCCAATTAACGGCTCTATAGGCAAGTTGGCCAGGGCTCTCGAAGGAGTGATGCTGGGGAGGGAATCAAGCGGCACCCATTGATTCTTGCTATGGTAAGCTTGCCTTCTTAAGTTCTGCACCAGAATCTGTCGACGGAGCAGCAGGTTTGATTGAATCCAAAATCAAACAactaattacgaattttcaggAAAGTGTTTGTGTTATATATTCTGCCAGGTAAACGAACTAGTCCAATGAATACAAGCCCTTCTGTAGTTCCAGATAGATTGACACTCAGGTATTCGACAGTAAAGTTTCAGGTTCTGATTTATGTACCTTCTGAGAGTGGGTCAGTTTGTCTACCGACTGGTAAGTTTGGCCATCAAGTGTTGCTTGAGTAACTTTCATTACCGAATTGAACAGTATGCTGGACTTGTTCAAATCTTGGTAGTAAGCGTACATCTTGTTATCATCAACCACACAGGTGCTGGCGTGTCTGACAATAGTCTCCCATGTCCGATTGGTGATCCTAGTGCCAAGTATCTGAGATGACATCTTGGTAGTTAATAATGCTTAGAATGACATGTAAAGAACAAGATTAGCAtggctcaaagaaaaatggaggtTACGTTTCTCAGAGAGGATGCATCAACTTCGTGCAACTGGAGGAAATCTTGAACAGTGTTGATACTTCTTGAACTCATGCACTTATGTAGAGGGCCGTGTTTGGCTATTTTCTGCAAACGCCATACTTCATCACTCAGAGATGGAGGGTGGTGCTTCTTGTTCACTGCGCTTAACAGAGAAAACTTGTCAATCTTTAAGTCTTTTTAAGGTACACAGATAGAATCAGGAATTAATGGTCAAAAAACAAAATGCTATTGTCAAATGAAAGGCATCGAAACCAGGGCATTGCAAACTTACACTCTGCTCGACGATCTTTAACAACAAAAGGTTCACTTCTTGCTTCCCTTATTCTCATTTCTGTAGAAACCTTTTGAGCAGCTTGAGCTCCTAACCTGAATTTCCGACTTTTCATCCAGCTTGAGTTGTCGGTGATGATTAAATTACGCAGGGAACCAATTCCTCCTTGCAAGGTCACATTCAGCACCCCGGTAATCAATGGCCTTTTCCCTTCCCTTTCATGAACGATATTGCTATTGAATTCCTGCTCAGTCCAATCCTCTCCCTCGTCCGATCCGAAATCGCC
This Eucalyptus grandis isolate ANBG69807.140 chromosome 7, ASM1654582v1, whole genome shotgun sequence DNA region includes the following protein-coding sequences:
- the LOC104434903 gene encoding calmodulin-binding protein 60 B-like; this encodes MAKSHWRNMNGGLLPGEFASFIEPLFRKVVCYASQSLAVLLEKDSSPVSEEVERVISSFHDPPLRAPSNPVGTSEESSLRLQFVTKLPTTIFADSQIEAEDGTPLRIEVVDGRTNERVTSGPLSSIKLQIVILDGDFGSDEGEDWTEQEFNSNIVHEREGKRPLITGVLNVTLQGGIGSLRNLIITDNSSWMKSRKFRLGAQAAQKVSTEMRIREARSEPFVVKDRRAEYLKIDKFSLLSAVNKKHHPPSLSDEVWRLQKIAKHGPLHKCMSSRSINTVQDFLQLHEVDASSLRNILGTRITNRTWETIVRHASTCVVDDNKMYAYYQDLNKSSILFNSVMKVTQATLDGQTYQSVDKLTHSQKILVQNLRRQAYHSKNQWVPLDSLPSITPSRALANLPIEPLIGPNPPLHHPDYTVLNQDRPEVTPECNYSQASTPHCYNVTGKRKLDCLGLESHIIAKILDPTVAKSSARQDVSSGCSAGKSSHHPGYSQGPFALEFHSSPEDLYQVPSLIPGNFC